A single region of the Pseudomonas sp. B21-023 genome encodes:
- a CDS encoding endonuclease — MRVSLFAACLLLITPLAHADAPRTFQEAKKVAWKLYAPQSTEFYCGCKYKGNKVDLASCGYAPRKNLNRASRIEWEHIVPAWQIGHQRQCWQDGGRKNCSRNDKVYQRAEADLHNLVPSIGEVNGDRSNFSFGWLPEQHGQYGSCLTQVDFKAKKVMPRPSIRGMIARTYFYMSKQYDLRLSKQDRQLFEAWNKTYPPQAWELQRNQQVACVMGRGNAFVGPVNLKACG, encoded by the coding sequence ATGAGAGTTTCGCTTTTCGCCGCCTGCCTGCTGCTGATTACCCCCCTCGCCCACGCCGACGCACCGCGCACCTTCCAGGAGGCCAAGAAGGTCGCCTGGAAGCTGTACGCGCCGCAGTCCACCGAGTTCTATTGCGGCTGCAAGTACAAGGGCAACAAGGTCGACCTGGCGTCCTGCGGCTATGCGCCGCGCAAGAACCTCAACCGTGCCTCGCGCATCGAGTGGGAGCACATTGTCCCGGCCTGGCAGATCGGCCATCAGCGCCAGTGCTGGCAGGATGGTGGGCGCAAGAACTGCTCGCGCAACGACAAGGTCTACCAGCGGGCCGAGGCCGACCTGCACAACCTGGTGCCGAGCATCGGCGAGGTCAACGGCGACCGCAGCAACTTCAGCTTCGGCTGGCTGCCCGAGCAGCATGGCCAGTACGGCAGTTGCCTGACCCAGGTCGACTTCAAGGCCAAGAAGGTCATGCCACGCCCGTCGATCCGCGGGATGATCGCGCGCACCTACTTCTACATGAGCAAACAGTACGACCTGCGCCTGTCCAAACAGGACCGCCAGTTGTTCGAGGCCTGGAACAAGACCTACCCGCCGCAGGCTTGGGAACTGCAGCGCAACCAGCAGGTGGCATGCGTGATGGGGCGCGGCAACGCCTTCGTCGGCCCGGTCAACCTCAAGGCCTGCGGCTGA
- a CDS encoding DUF1654 domain-containing protein, whose product MAKPASASPSSYELLGQRIQKIINSPTAQRSRAALIFRLEHESPDDWETLLEEIAENDNVTLAHRDDGGVQVFWTVPKED is encoded by the coding sequence GTGGCCAAACCCGCCTCCGCGTCGCCAAGCAGTTATGAACTACTGGGTCAGCGCATCCAGAAGATCATCAACAGCCCCACCGCCCAGCGCAGCCGCGCCGCCTTGATCTTCCGCCTGGAGCACGAGTCGCCCGACGACTGGGAAACCCTGCTCGAGGAAATCGCCGAGAACGACAACGTCACCCTCGCCCACCGCGACGATGGCGGCGTACAGGTTTTCTGGACCGTGCCGAAGGAAGACTGA
- a CDS encoding asparaginase — protein MKSAIKTFAPSALALLLVLPTGVSAKEAAQQQKLANVVILATGGTIAGAGASAANSATYQAAKVGIDKLIAGVPELKDLANVRGEQVMQVASESIGNDDLLKLGKRVAELADSKDVDGIVITHGTDTLEETAYFLNLVEKTDKPIIVVGSMRPGTAMSADGMLNLYNAVAVASSKDARGKGVLVTMNDEIQSGRDVSKAVNIKTEAFKSQWGPLGMVVEGKSYFFRLPAKRHTVNSEFDIKTISKLPAVDIAYGYGNVTDTAYKALAQGGAKAIIHAGTGNGSVSSRVVPALQELRKEGVQIIRSSHVNQGGFVLRNAEQPDDKNDWVVAHDLNPQKARILAMVAMTKTQDSKELQRIFWEY, from the coding sequence ATGAAATCCGCTATCAAGACCTTCGCACCGAGCGCCCTGGCGCTGCTGTTGGTACTGCCGACCGGCGTTTCCGCCAAGGAAGCCGCGCAACAACAGAAACTCGCCAACGTGGTCATCCTCGCCACCGGCGGCACCATCGCCGGCGCTGGCGCCAGCGCCGCCAACAGCGCCACCTACCAGGCCGCCAAGGTAGGCATCGACAAGCTGATCGCCGGCGTGCCAGAGCTGAAGGACCTGGCCAACGTGCGCGGCGAGCAGGTGATGCAGGTCGCCTCGGAAAGCATCGGCAACGACGACCTGCTCAAGCTGGGCAAGCGCGTCGCCGAACTGGCCGACAGCAAGGACGTCGATGGCATCGTCATCACCCACGGCACCGACACCCTCGAAGAAACCGCCTACTTCCTCAACCTGGTGGAGAAGACCGACAAGCCGATCATCGTGGTCGGCTCGATGCGCCCGGGCACCGCGATGTCCGCCGACGGCATGCTCAACCTGTACAACGCCGTGGCCGTGGCCAGCAGCAAGGACGCCCGCGGCAAGGGCGTGCTGGTAACCATGAACGACGAGATCCAGTCCGGCCGTGACGTGAGCAAGGCGGTCAATATCAAGACCGAAGCCTTCAAGAGCCAGTGGGGCCCGCTGGGCATGGTGGTCGAAGGCAAGTCGTACTTCTTCCGCCTGCCGGCCAAGCGCCACACCGTCAACTCCGAGTTCGACATCAAGACCATCAGCAAGCTGCCGGCCGTGGATATCGCCTACGGCTACGGCAACGTGACCGACACCGCCTACAAGGCGCTGGCCCAGGGTGGCGCGAAGGCGATCATCCACGCCGGTACCGGCAATGGCTCGGTGTCGTCGCGCGTGGTGCCGGCGCTGCAGGAGCTGCGCAAGGAAGGCGTGCAGATCATCCGTTCGTCCCACGTCAACCAGGGCGGCTTTGTGCTGCGCAATGCCGAACAGCCTGATGACAAGAACGACTGGGTCGTGGCCCATGACCTGAACCCGCAAAAGGCACGGATCCTGGCAATGGTCGCAATGACCAAGACCCAGGACAGCAAAGAGCTGCAGCGGATCTTCTGGGAATACTGA
- a CDS encoding sugar ABC transporter substrate-binding protein — MKLPFSGRPLALAVLSSLIFSLSACRHTEEAPKVGLVMKSLANEFFRTMEDGAKDYQKTHASEFELVANGIKNETDTGEQIRIVEQMVNSGAKALVIAPADSKALVSAVKKAMDKGVIVINIDNRLDPETLKSKGISVPFVGPDNRKGARMVGDYLAQQKLKAGDQVGIIEGVPTTTNAQQRTAGFKDAMEAAQMKIVSVQSGNWEIDKGNAVAASMLNEYPDLKALLAGNDSMALGAVSAVRAAGKTGQVQVVGYDNIKAIEPMLKDGRVLATLDQAASQQAVYGIQAALKMLKGEQPGVDADNVIQTPVKLITK, encoded by the coding sequence ATGAAGCTGCCGTTTTCCGGCCGTCCGCTGGCCCTCGCCGTTCTGTCGTCGCTGATTTTCTCCCTGTCTGCCTGCCGCCACACCGAGGAGGCGCCCAAGGTCGGCCTGGTGATGAAATCCCTGGCCAACGAGTTCTTCCGCACCATGGAAGACGGCGCCAAGGATTATCAGAAAACCCATGCCAGCGAATTCGAGCTGGTCGCCAACGGCATCAAGAACGAGACCGATACCGGCGAGCAGATCCGTATCGTCGAGCAGATGGTCAACTCGGGCGCCAAGGCGCTGGTCATCGCTCCGGCCGACTCCAAGGCGCTGGTATCGGCGGTGAAGAAGGCCATGGACAAAGGCGTGATCGTGATCAACATCGATAATCGCCTCGACCCCGAAACCCTCAAGAGCAAAGGCATCAGCGTGCCGTTCGTAGGCCCGGACAACCGCAAGGGCGCGCGCATGGTCGGCGATTACCTGGCCCAGCAAAAGCTCAAGGCCGGTGACCAGGTCGGCATCATCGAAGGCGTGCCGACCACCACCAATGCCCAGCAGCGCACCGCCGGTTTCAAGGACGCCATGGAAGCCGCGCAGATGAAGATCGTCTCGGTGCAATCCGGCAACTGGGAGATCGACAAGGGCAACGCCGTTGCCGCCTCGATGCTCAACGAGTATCCCGATTTGAAGGCGCTGCTGGCCGGCAACGACAGCATGGCCCTGGGTGCTGTCTCGGCCGTGCGCGCCGCCGGCAAGACCGGCCAGGTGCAGGTGGTCGGCTACGACAACATCAAGGCCATCGAGCCGATGCTCAAGGATGGCCGTGTGCTCGCCACCCTCGACCAGGCGGCCAGCCAGCAGGCGGTGTATGGCATCCAGGCGGCGCTGAAGATGCTCAAGGGCGAGCAGCCCGGCGTGGATGCCGACAATGTCATCCAGACCCCGGTCAAGCTGATTACCAAGTGA